The proteins below are encoded in one region of Pseudomonas putida NBRC 14164:
- a CDS encoding cation acetate symporter, translating to MIRHAKALAVLACGAFAPAVWAADALTGEVQKQPLNVAAIAMFVAFVAFTLGITYWASKRNKSAADYYAAGGKITGFQNGLAIAGDYMSAASFLGISALVFTSGYDGLIYSIGFLVGWPIILFLIAERLRNLGKYTFADVASYRLGQKEIRTLSASGSLVVVAFYLIAQMVGAGKLIELLFGLDYHVAVILVGILMCLYVLFGGMLATTWVQIIKAVLLLSGASFMALMVMKHVGFDFNTLFSEAIKVHSKGEAIMSPGGLVKDPISAFSLGLALMFGTAGLPHILMRFFTVSDAKEARKSVLYATGFIGYFYILTFIIGFGAILLVSTNPDFKDAAGALLGGNNMAAVHLADAVGGSIFLGFISAVAFATILAVVAGLTLAGASAVSHDLYASVWRKGKANDKDEIRVSKITTIALGVLAIGLGILFEKQNIAFMVGLAFSIAASCNFPVLLLSMYWKKLTTRGAMIGGWLGLVSAVTLMILGPTIWVQILGHEKPIYPYEYPALFSMAIAFVSIWFFSVTDKSKAADDERALFYPQFVRSQTGLGASGAVSH from the coding sequence ATGATTCGCCACGCCAAAGCCCTGGCTGTACTGGCCTGCGGAGCCTTCGCACCCGCCGTGTGGGCAGCCGATGCCCTGACCGGCGAGGTGCAGAAACAGCCGCTGAACGTTGCCGCGATCGCCATGTTCGTGGCTTTTGTCGCCTTCACCCTCGGTATCACCTACTGGGCCTCCAAACGCAACAAGTCGGCGGCGGACTACTACGCTGCCGGTGGCAAGATCACCGGCTTCCAGAATGGCCTGGCGATCGCTGGCGACTACATGTCGGCTGCATCCTTCCTGGGTATTTCCGCACTGGTGTTCACCTCTGGCTACGACGGCCTGATCTACTCGATCGGCTTTTTGGTCGGCTGGCCGATCATCCTCTTCCTGATCGCCGAACGCCTGCGCAACCTGGGCAAGTACACCTTTGCCGATGTGGCCTCGTACCGCCTCGGGCAGAAGGAAATCCGTACCCTGTCGGCCTCCGGCTCGCTGGTGGTGGTGGCGTTCTACCTGATCGCGCAGATGGTTGGTGCCGGCAAGCTGATCGAACTGCTGTTCGGCCTGGACTACCACGTTGCGGTGATCCTGGTGGGTATCCTGATGTGCCTGTATGTGCTGTTCGGCGGCATGTTGGCCACCACCTGGGTACAGATCATCAAGGCCGTGCTGCTGCTGTCCGGTGCCAGCTTCATGGCGCTGATGGTGATGAAGCACGTAGGCTTCGATTTCAACACCCTGTTCTCCGAAGCGATCAAGGTGCACAGCAAGGGCGAGGCGATCATGAGCCCGGGCGGCCTGGTCAAGGACCCGATCTCGGCCTTCTCGCTGGGCCTGGCACTGATGTTCGGTACCGCCGGCCTGCCACACATCCTGATGCGCTTCTTCACCGTCAGTGATGCCAAGGAAGCGCGCAAGAGCGTGCTCTACGCCACCGGCTTCATCGGTTACTTCTACATCCTGACTTTCATCATCGGCTTCGGCGCAATCCTGCTGGTCAGCACCAACCCGGACTTCAAGGACGCCGCCGGCGCCCTGTTGGGCGGCAACAACATGGCAGCGGTGCACCTGGCCGATGCCGTGGGTGGCAGCATCTTCCTCGGCTTCATTTCGGCAGTGGCATTCGCCACCATCCTGGCAGTGGTTGCCGGCCTGACCCTGGCCGGTGCCTCGGCGGTGTCCCACGACCTGTACGCCAGCGTATGGCGCAAGGGCAAGGCCAACGACAAGGACGAGATCCGCGTGTCGAAGATCACCACCATCGCCCTGGGCGTGCTGGCGATCGGCCTGGGTATCCTGTTCGAGAAGCAGAACATCGCCTTCATGGTCGGCCTGGCGTTCTCCATCGCTGCCAGCTGCAACTTCCCGGTGCTGCTGCTTTCCATGTACTGGAAGAAACTGACCACCCGGGGCGCCATGATTGGCGGCTGGCTGGGCCTGGTAAGTGCGGTAACGCTGATGATCCTCGGCCCGACCATCTGGGTGCAGATCCTCGGCCACGAGAAGCCGATCTACCCGTACGAGTACCCGGCGCTGTTCTCCATGGCCATCGCCTTCGTCAGCATCTGGTTCTTCTCGGTCACCGACAAGTCCAAGGCTGCCGACGACGAGCGTGCACTGTTCTACCCGCAGTTCGTGCGTTCGCAGACTGGCCTGGGTGCCAGCGGGGCGGTTTCCCACTGA
- a CDS encoding DUF485 domain-containing protein produces MNDSIYLSIQNSPRFKELVTKRERFAWILSAIMLGLYCAFILLIAYGPHLLGAKLSPESSITWGIPLGVGLIVSAFVLTAIYVRRANGEFDELNKAILKEAQQ; encoded by the coding sequence ATGAACGACAGCATTTACCTCTCGATACAAAACAGCCCCCGCTTCAAGGAGCTGGTCACCAAACGCGAACGGTTCGCCTGGATTCTCTCGGCGATCATGCTCGGCCTGTACTGCGCTTTCATCCTCCTGATCGCCTACGGTCCTCATCTGCTGGGCGCCAAGCTCAGCCCTGAGTCGTCGATTACCTGGGGCATTCCCCTGGGCGTCGGCCTGATCGTTTCGGCATTCGTCCTGACCGCCATCTACGTACGCCGCGCCAACGGCGAATTCGATGAGCTGAACAAGGCCATCCTCAAGGAGGCGCAACAATGA
- a CDS encoding fimbrial biogenesis chaperone — protein sequence MNIHRLLALAFLVTPLAAIGAPELNVGALYDYLDSGKSTLLKRVRNSGDTTAFVKVSVAELVYDSDGNAREVDTEGLPLEQRGLVASPARLIVPAQGMQAVRLVYRGQRDTERYFRLRFVPVLPELGDGFAVDEGEAERYRSSLKAGVNLLAGYGTLLFVRPGETRFQTPVQRKGGSLTVSNQGNATVVLDQFRQCQAAGVACETATKHHVLPGRTRQFEGQAAKVHQFELHEGEARKRMVVEG from the coding sequence GTGAATATCCATCGTCTGCTTGCCCTGGCCTTTCTGGTTACCCCGCTGGCAGCCATTGGGGCGCCCGAGCTTAACGTCGGCGCGTTGTACGATTACCTGGATTCCGGCAAAAGCACCTTGCTCAAGCGGGTGCGCAATAGCGGTGATACCACGGCGTTCGTCAAGGTGAGTGTCGCTGAGCTGGTGTACGACAGCGATGGCAATGCCCGCGAGGTCGACACCGAAGGCCTGCCGTTGGAACAGCGCGGCCTGGTGGCCAGCCCGGCGCGGCTGATCGTGCCGGCGCAGGGCATGCAGGCGGTGCGCCTGGTGTACCGGGGGCAGCGCGATACAGAGCGCTATTTCCGCTTGCGCTTCGTCCCGGTACTGCCCGAGCTGGGTGATGGGTTCGCCGTGGACGAGGGAGAGGCCGAGCGTTACCGCAGTAGCCTGAAGGCTGGGGTCAACTTGCTGGCCGGTTACGGCACGTTGCTGTTCGTTCGGCCTGGCGAAACCCGGTTCCAGACGCCTGTGCAGCGCAAGGGCGGTAGCCTTACGGTCAGCAACCAGGGCAATGCCACTGTCGTGCTGGATCAGTTCCGGCAGTGCCAGGCGGCTGGCGTGGCCTGCGAGACTGCCACCAAACATCATGTGTTGCCGGGGCGGACACGGCAATTCGAAGGGCAGGCGGCCAAGGTTCATCAGTTTGAGTTGCATGAAGGCGAAGCGCGCAAGCGCATGGTGGTGGAAGGATGA
- a CDS encoding response regulator transcription factor, protein MYKVVVVDDHPFIRATVCMLLRKERLDVVGQADNGIDAVRLARELAPDLVILDIAMPGLDGLEVIARIKAMTQPPKVLVLTSQLPQAYSLRCMQAGAMGFVAKTDELDELGKAVRATLSGYTYFPEVVLSSVHKQDLKFTDAQCIASLTDRELMILQQLARGLSNKAIGEAMLLSNKTISTYKTRLMEKLRVNSLIDLADFARRNALI, encoded by the coding sequence ATGTACAAAGTCGTGGTGGTTGACGACCATCCGTTCATCCGGGCCACCGTGTGCATGCTGCTGCGCAAGGAACGGCTCGATGTCGTCGGCCAGGCAGACAATGGTATTGACGCGGTGCGGCTGGCGCGTGAGTTGGCGCCGGACCTGGTCATCCTCGATATCGCCATGCCCGGGCTCGATGGCCTTGAGGTAATCGCCCGCATCAAGGCCATGACGCAGCCGCCCAAGGTTCTGGTGCTGACGTCGCAATTGCCCCAGGCCTATTCGCTACGCTGCATGCAGGCCGGTGCAATGGGCTTCGTGGCCAAGACCGATGAGCTGGACGAACTTGGCAAGGCGGTGCGCGCAACGTTGTCGGGTTATACCTACTTCCCTGAAGTGGTGCTGAGTTCGGTGCACAAGCAGGACCTCAAGTTCACAGACGCGCAATGCATCGCCTCACTGACCGACCGTGAGCTGATGATCTTGCAGCAGCTCGCCCGCGGGCTGAGCAACAAGGCGATCGGCGAAGCCATGCTGCTGAGCAACAAGACCATCAGCACCTATAAAACCCGGCTCATGGAAAAACTTCGGGTCAACTCGTTGATCGACCTGGCGGACTTCGCCCGTCGCAATGCGCTCATCTAG
- a CDS encoding transporter substrate-binding domain-containing protein, with product MPIRVLLLWLLYCLNPLPAFCAPQLYTRGVETGPALALAPADLRWLWEKRHLNLGVVGRDNPPFDMLGTGHAYEGISAEYASVLAEKLGLEVRLRLFESYDAAFSALRKGSVDLVSSVTAQQAEEAKLRLSSPYIVDQPLLLASERFVSGNSASPRLLAVEGYRPLALLQHTYPNARIQLHPTPYSALAALQLGEAELFLGNALSSRYLLARGQLPGLEWVDQPDFAAQPMGFAMLGDRGTLPRLVDAVLQGLTEQQHARIRGHWSPQPASPVKPGLVELSEAQQRWIAENPVVKVLLGEHQLPLSYRDEHGQLRGLSMDLLQRISRLTGLHFEVHGGTDTQHMIEQVRQGQAELIAGLGYSPAHARQLRFSRSFLSLPLVLVTRNETVAPSSLAQLGRRSLALVRGSAQAQTLAKSYPGIRQRLVPHPLAALQALEQGKAGAAVLPLDQACSLVARHFPGRLRIAASLALPPVHFAFASSHGDEELLGILDKALLALPPAEMESMLRRWRNPMIVGDGLWRRYGGRMLAGIALACSLLLLALLWVRYLRRMQVQLHRAKREAEAANQAKTQFLAAMSHEIRTPLHAVLGMLELARRKAGQGELDHLAIEVAADAAIGLQELIGDVLDITRIETGQLQLALVPVSLREQVARVVQLFEQQARGKGLALDMVCKGAVENWVMLDPVRFKQVLANLVSNAIKFTAQGKVLVSLNMQAAAGRASVLLEVADTGIGIAQAELESLGQPFRQASNQRQSPRSSAGLGLGISRSLCEMLGGQLRLHSVLGQGTRIEIRLDLALAARPVQARPATPQGNPARLAALRVLVVDDYPANRLLLAHQLAFLGHQVQVAEDGDQALRLWLQQTFDVVISDCNMPRLGGFALARAIREHERRRARPRCRVVGLTASALQEERRRAGLAGMDHCLFKPLNLDTLMQTLQAFQYVTCEPDEHLPAVDLAHLRKLVCDDRAVLVALLADLASSNLADLAQLRYSSDNPSALVEVAHRVKGGARIVRAQALVASCERLEAQCMRRPADASQVRQAARALEETMLRLDRWLASYLAEHAPQREGVPTTQSCLPIHYPDEPCQPPRP from the coding sequence GTGCCAATCCGCGTCCTGCTGCTGTGGCTGCTGTATTGCCTGAACCCGCTACCCGCTTTCTGCGCACCGCAGCTCTACACCCGGGGCGTGGAAACGGGCCCTGCGCTGGCGCTGGCCCCCGCCGACCTGCGCTGGTTGTGGGAGAAGCGCCATCTGAACCTGGGGGTAGTCGGCCGCGACAACCCGCCCTTCGACATGCTCGGCACCGGCCACGCCTACGAAGGCATCAGCGCCGAGTACGCCAGTGTGCTGGCCGAGAAGCTAGGCCTGGAGGTCCGTCTGCGGCTATTCGAGTCCTACGACGCTGCCTTCTCGGCCCTGCGCAAGGGTAGTGTCGACCTGGTCAGCTCGGTAACAGCACAGCAGGCGGAGGAAGCCAAGCTGCGGCTGTCCAGCCCGTACATCGTTGACCAGCCATTGCTGCTGGCCAGTGAGCGGTTCGTCAGTGGTAACAGCGCAAGCCCGCGGCTGCTGGCGGTTGAGGGGTATCGACCGTTGGCCCTGCTTCAGCACACCTATCCCAACGCACGGATCCAGCTGCACCCCACCCCCTACAGCGCCTTGGCGGCGTTACAGCTTGGCGAAGCCGAGTTGTTTCTAGGCAATGCCCTGAGCAGCCGCTATCTGTTGGCCCGAGGGCAACTGCCAGGCCTGGAATGGGTCGATCAGCCCGATTTTGCAGCCCAGCCCATGGGATTTGCCATGCTCGGGGACCGCGGCACATTACCCAGGTTGGTCGATGCCGTGCTGCAAGGCCTGACCGAACAGCAACATGCCCGCATTCGCGGACACTGGAGCCCACAGCCTGCCAGCCCGGTCAAACCCGGCCTGGTTGAACTCAGCGAAGCGCAGCAGCGCTGGATAGCGGAAAACCCCGTGGTCAAGGTGTTGCTCGGTGAGCACCAACTACCGTTGAGCTACCGCGATGAGCATGGCCAGTTGCGCGGCTTGAGCATGGACTTGCTGCAACGCATCAGCCGCCTCACTGGCTTGCACTTCGAAGTGCACGGGGGTACAGACACACAGCACATGATCGAGCAAGTGCGCCAGGGCCAGGCCGAACTGATTGCCGGGCTTGGGTACAGCCCGGCACACGCCAGGCAACTGCGTTTCAGCCGCAGTTTTCTAAGCTTGCCGCTGGTGCTGGTAACGCGTAACGAGACGGTGGCCCCCAGCAGCCTGGCGCAGCTCGGCAGGCGGTCGCTGGCGCTGGTACGTGGCAGCGCCCAGGCGCAGACGCTGGCCAAGTCATACCCGGGTATCCGTCAGCGGCTCGTGCCTCATCCATTGGCTGCGCTGCAGGCGCTGGAGCAAGGCAAGGCAGGCGCCGCCGTGCTGCCACTGGACCAGGCATGCTCGCTGGTTGCACGTCACTTCCCCGGCAGGCTGCGTATCGCTGCCAGCCTGGCGTTGCCACCGGTGCACTTCGCCTTTGCCAGTAGCCATGGCGACGAAGAGCTGCTGGGTATTCTCGACAAAGCCTTGCTCGCGCTGCCCCCGGCAGAAATGGAGAGCATGCTGCGACGCTGGCGTAACCCGATGATCGTTGGCGACGGGCTATGGCGCCGTTATGGCGGGCGCATGCTGGCGGGCATCGCCTTGGCATGCAGCCTTCTGTTGCTGGCCCTGCTGTGGGTTCGCTACCTGCGGCGGATGCAGGTGCAATTGCATCGTGCAAAGCGCGAGGCCGAGGCGGCCAACCAGGCCAAGACGCAGTTTCTCGCGGCCATGAGCCATGAAATCCGCACGCCTCTGCATGCCGTGCTGGGCATGCTGGAGCTTGCCCGACGCAAGGCAGGGCAGGGCGAACTGGACCATCTGGCCATCGAAGTAGCGGCGGATGCCGCTATCGGGCTGCAGGAGTTGATCGGCGATGTACTCGACATCACACGCATCGAAACCGGCCAGTTGCAGCTGGCACTGGTGCCGGTGAGCCTGCGCGAGCAAGTCGCCCGGGTGGTTCAGTTGTTCGAGCAACAGGCACGCGGCAAGGGGCTGGCCCTGGACATGGTGTGCAAGGGGGCAGTGGAAAACTGGGTGATGCTGGACCCGGTGCGTTTCAAGCAGGTCCTGGCCAACCTGGTCAGCAATGCAATCAAGTTCACCGCGCAGGGCAAGGTCCTGGTCAGCCTGAATATGCAGGCTGCAGCCGGGCGGGCAAGTGTATTGCTCGAAGTCGCAGACACTGGCATAGGCATTGCCCAGGCCGAGCTGGAAAGCCTCGGGCAGCCTTTTCGCCAGGCCAGCAATCAGCGCCAGTCGCCACGCAGCAGTGCCGGGCTGGGGCTGGGGATCAGCCGCAGCTTGTGTGAAATGCTTGGCGGGCAATTACGCTTGCACAGCGTGCTGGGCCAAGGGACGCGGATTGAAATCCGCCTGGACCTGGCGCTGGCAGCGCGGCCGGTGCAGGCCAGGCCGGCAACGCCGCAGGGCAACCCTGCCAGGCTGGCTGCCCTGCGCGTGCTGGTGGTCGATGACTACCCGGCCAACCGCTTGCTACTCGCGCACCAGTTGGCGTTTCTCGGTCACCAGGTACAGGTTGCCGAAGATGGCGATCAAGCCTTGCGCCTCTGGTTGCAGCAAACGTTCGACGTCGTCATCAGCGATTGCAACATGCCCAGGCTTGGCGGTTTTGCCCTGGCCCGGGCAATCCGCGAACACGAACGCCGCCGGGCCAGGCCGCGCTGTCGGGTGGTGGGGCTCACCGCCAGTGCCCTGCAAGAGGAGCGCCGTCGCGCGGGGCTTGCGGGTATGGACCACTGCCTGTTCAAGCCGCTGAACCTGGATACCCTCATGCAAACGTTGCAAGCTTTCCAGTACGTCACCTGCGAGCCAGACGAACATTTGCCTGCCGTTGATCTTGCCCATTTGCGTAAGCTGGTATGCGATGACCGGGCTGTGCTGGTGGCACTGCTAGCCGATCTGGCCAGCAGTAACCTGGCGGATCTGGCGCAGCTCAGATACTCGAGCGACAACCCCTCGGCGCTCGTTGAAGTGGCGCACAGGGTGAAAGGCGGCGCACGCATTGTGCGGGCACAAGCGTTGGTCGCGTCATGTGAGCGGCTTGAAGCCCAGTGTATGCGACGGCCGGCGGATGCGTCACAGGTTCGCCAGGCAGCCAGAGCGCTGGAGGAGACCATGCTGCGCCTGGACCGCTGGCTTGCCAGCTACCTCGCGGAGCATGCCCCGCAGCGCGAAGGGGTACCGACCACACAGTCATGTCTGCCCATTCACTACCCTGATGAACCCTGCCAGCCCCCCAGGCCTTGA
- a CDS encoding DUF3309 family protein, whose product MTTILIIILILLLIGGLPVFPHSRSWGYGPSGIIGVVLVILLVLLLLGMI is encoded by the coding sequence ATGACCACGATCCTTATCATCATCCTGATTCTGCTGCTGATCGGTGGCTTACCGGTCTTCCCCCACTCGCGTAGCTGGGGCTATGGCCCGTCCGGCATTATCGGCGTGGTATTGGTGATTCTGCTGGTCTTACTGTTGCTCGGGATGATATGA
- a CDS encoding CS1-pili formation C-terminal domain-containing protein, which produces MTLQFPLSALYLSLPLAACLAAVPVTGHAATAALGGIEGLPSEFEAHFYEVPLAVRVDLDGRYLGDAMVVLSRDQRVQLLEFTETVDSREPESLRRRWRERLVEGRPLGDCQADCPDGLRAVHYSLANSQLSLLTDQVEASTADERYHRLPEQGSYGLLVRNQLNLVNDGRVTSGRYALQGQGSLGNWTTLADGQLDRGSDSQQGTRYRVDQLYGERLVQDHFYRLGYFTPSAQGLTRQPRLMGASPDTTLGLMFGSSDSLATDNGAPSATPIYVTPNRPAVAEIYRNGVLINSQPVQPGLQTLDSKVLPGGIYEVEIRLVEDGQVTSRSQAFIYKPGNWRSTDAPWRYNLYLGRQSSLLSNWQRDADDSLAAGVLANYLVHPRAILGVSAQRIDQTLQYGTSLDWDVRDRFKLYGNLFQAQGYGNGYDLQMIHAGENSSLVASQSSTWLTRPESLRDDRQPSRWQARQTQTSVSYNHRLDPRNTASVRVSHSSGASAGTGVDLGWSYFGQLLGSQTNWRLSLFDRPGNAGTGEARSRGVNLSLSMSLGGTSGRRLSASVGSRTARDGGRDLNAAVAYQQDVDLGPLRSVGLTASADRYGAGLGGDTQFESQQLHGDAYFQRSSYNGEFSGGLNLESMLAVGAGKAAVSGQYLPHQAGLIVDVETDIQGLKLRADDRHGGAANLRPGRNLVPVAAYKAGNVQFDLEGAQATAAVIQPSSVDYHLNRGGIGYRQLRVLRTLTVIGRLLDSQGRPLRGAQVINHASRSVSEADGFFAVEMSESTPSLEVRQQGQVVCLLTLNLTQLVREDDVLLAGDQRCTPASLAKAADNGGEPVES; this is translated from the coding sequence ATGACCCTACAATTTCCCCTTTCCGCGCTGTACCTGAGCTTGCCGTTGGCAGCCTGCCTGGCCGCAGTGCCAGTTACGGGCCACGCTGCGACCGCGGCGCTGGGTGGCATCGAAGGCCTGCCCAGTGAGTTCGAAGCGCACTTCTATGAAGTGCCGTTGGCCGTGAGGGTAGACCTGGACGGCCGCTATCTGGGTGATGCCATGGTCGTGCTCAGCCGGGATCAGCGCGTGCAACTGCTGGAATTCACCGAAACCGTCGACAGCCGTGAGCCAGAAAGCCTTAGGCGGCGCTGGCGCGAACGCCTGGTCGAAGGGCGCCCGCTGGGTGATTGCCAGGCTGACTGCCCAGATGGCCTGCGCGCAGTGCACTACAGCCTGGCCAATTCGCAGTTGTCACTGCTTACCGACCAGGTCGAAGCGTCAACGGCAGACGAGCGTTATCACCGGCTTCCCGAACAGGGCAGCTATGGCCTGCTGGTGCGTAACCAACTCAACCTGGTCAATGATGGCCGGGTCACCAGCGGCCGCTATGCATTGCAAGGGCAGGGCAGCCTGGGTAACTGGACGACCCTGGCCGATGGCCAGCTTGACCGTGGCAGCGACAGCCAACAGGGCACGCGCTACCGGGTTGATCAGTTGTACGGTGAGCGACTGGTGCAGGACCACTTTTATCGCCTGGGCTATTTCACCCCCAGTGCCCAAGGCCTGACCCGCCAACCACGGCTGATGGGTGCCAGCCCCGATACCACCCTGGGCCTGATGTTCGGCAGCAGCGACAGCCTGGCCACCGACAATGGCGCGCCCAGCGCGACGCCCATCTATGTCACGCCCAACCGCCCGGCCGTGGCAGAAATCTACCGCAACGGCGTACTGATCAATAGCCAGCCGGTGCAGCCCGGCCTGCAGACGCTGGACAGCAAAGTGTTGCCCGGTGGCATCTACGAAGTGGAAATCCGCCTGGTCGAGGACGGCCAGGTGACCTCGCGCAGCCAGGCATTCATCTACAAACCCGGCAACTGGCGCAGCACCGATGCCCCCTGGCGCTACAACCTGTACCTGGGGCGGCAGAGCAGCCTGTTGAGCAACTGGCAGCGTGACGCAGATGACAGCCTGGCGGCAGGCGTGCTGGCCAATTACCTGGTGCACCCACGGGCTATCCTCGGCGTCTCGGCGCAGCGCATCGACCAGACCCTGCAATACGGCACGTCGCTGGACTGGGATGTGCGCGACCGTTTCAAACTGTACGGCAACCTGTTCCAGGCCCAGGGCTACGGCAACGGCTACGACCTGCAAATGATCCACGCCGGTGAAAACAGCTCATTGGTGGCCAGCCAGAGCAGCACCTGGCTGACCCGCCCCGAGTCACTGCGTGATGACCGTCAGCCGAGCCGCTGGCAGGCGCGGCAAACCCAGACGTCGGTGTCTTACAACCATCGCCTCGACCCGCGCAATACCGCCAGCGTGCGTGTGTCGCACAGCAGTGGGGCCAGCGCCGGTACGGGGGTGGATTTGGGCTGGTCGTACTTCGGCCAGTTACTGGGGTCGCAGACCAACTGGCGCCTGTCGCTGTTCGACCGACCAGGCAACGCGGGTACCGGTGAGGCCCGCAGCCGCGGGGTCAACCTGAGCCTGAGCATGAGCCTGGGTGGCACGAGTGGGCGGCGCCTGTCGGCCAGCGTCGGCAGCCGTACAGCGCGCGATGGCGGGCGTGACCTCAATGCCGCGGTGGCCTATCAGCAGGACGTCGACCTGGGCCCGTTGCGCAGCGTTGGCCTGACCGCCAGCGCCGACCGCTATGGCGCCGGCCTGGGTGGCGACACGCAGTTCGAGAGCCAGCAGCTGCACGGTGATGCCTATTTCCAGCGGTCTTCCTACAACGGTGAGTTCAGCGGCGGCCTCAACCTGGAAAGCATGCTGGCTGTCGGGGCTGGCAAGGCGGCCGTGAGTGGCCAGTACCTGCCGCACCAGGCTGGGCTTATCGTCGATGTCGAAACCGATATCCAAGGTTTGAAACTACGCGCTGACGACCGCCATGGCGGTGCTGCCAATCTGCGGCCTGGGCGCAACCTGGTCCCGGTGGCCGCCTACAAGGCCGGCAATGTGCAATTCGACCTTGAAGGCGCGCAAGCCACCGCCGCGGTGATTCAGCCTTCCAGTGTGGACTACCACCTGAACCGTGGCGGCATTGGCTACCGGCAGCTGCGGGTATTGCGCACGCTGACTGTCATCGGCCGCCTGCTCGACAGCCAGGGTCGTCCGCTGCGGGGCGCGCAGGTGATCAACCACGCCAGTCGCAGTGTCAGTGAGGCCGATGGGTTCTTTGCGGTGGAAATGAGCGAGTCCACACCCAGCCTGGAAGTGCGTCAGCAAGGGCAGGTCGTATGCCTGCTGACGCTGAATCTTACGCAGCTGGTACGTGAAGACGATGTGCTGTTGGCCGGCGACCAGCGTTGCACGCCGGCAAGCCTGGCCAAAGCTGCTGATAACGGGGGTGAGCCTGTTGAGAGCTAG
- a CDS encoding SDR family oxidoreductase, producing MHNRIMITGAGSGLGREIALRWAREGWRLALADVNENGLRETLELARAAGGEGFIQRCDVRDYSQLTALAQACTEQFGGIDVIVNNAGVASGGFFAELSLEDWDWQIAVNLMGVVKGCKAFLPLLERSKGRIINVASMAALMQGPGMSNYNVAKAGVLALSESLLVELRQLEVSVHVVCPSFFQTNLLDSFRGPNPAMKAQVGKLLEGSPISAADIAGYIHQQVAAGEFLILPHEAGRQAWQLKCQAPERLYDEMADMAVKMRAKAPSR from the coding sequence ATGCATAACCGCATCATGATCACCGGCGCCGGGTCCGGCCTCGGTCGCGAGATCGCCCTGCGCTGGGCGCGCGAGGGCTGGCGCCTGGCGCTGGCCGATGTCAACGAAAACGGCCTGCGCGAAACCCTGGAACTGGCCCGTGCCGCCGGCGGCGAAGGCTTCATCCAGCGCTGCGATGTGCGTGATTACAGCCAGCTCACTGCCCTGGCCCAGGCATGCACCGAGCAGTTCGGGGGCATCGACGTGATCGTCAACAACGCTGGCGTTGCGTCTGGCGGATTTTTTGCTGAACTGTCCCTGGAAGACTGGGACTGGCAGATCGCGGTCAACCTGATGGGCGTGGTCAAGGGCTGCAAGGCCTTTTTGCCGCTGCTGGAGCGCAGCAAGGGCCGGATCATCAATGTTGCATCGATGGCCGCACTGATGCAGGGCCCTGGCATGAGCAACTACAACGTCGCCAAGGCTGGCGTGCTGGCGCTTTCGGAAAGCCTGCTGGTGGAGTTACGCCAGCTGGAGGTGTCGGTGCACGTGGTGTGCCCGTCGTTCTTCCAGACCAACCTGCTGGACTCGTTTCGCGGACCGAACCCGGCGATGAAGGCGCAGGTGGGCAAGCTGCTGGAGGGTTCGCCGATCAGCGCCGCCGACATTGCCGGGTACATTCACCAGCAGGTCGCCGCGGGCGAGTTCCTGATTCTGCCCCACGAGGCCGGGCGCCAGGCTTGGCAGCTGAAATGCCAGGCGCCTGAGCGGCTGTATGACGAGATGGCCGATATGGCGGTGAAGATGCGCGCAAAGGCCCCTTCGCGATGA
- a CDS encoding CS1 type fimbrial major subunit, giving the protein MKRMLLALPLAMLFAGAAHALDPIEKQVQVTAQVPTDAFFVEPVGGNWMNDPQELGWNPNQAKLDPVRKELQVKSTVGAINAYLVSPAVIASGSHNIGLDVKVGGTVLQTTPAEVVSATQAAPGAIIGFEIAAHPAPAAGYEPGNYQGLVSMIFETGTP; this is encoded by the coding sequence GTGAAACGTATGCTGCTTGCCCTCCCTCTGGCCATGCTGTTTGCCGGTGCCGCCCACGCCTTGGACCCGATCGAAAAGCAAGTGCAAGTCACTGCCCAAGTGCCGACCGATGCGTTCTTCGTCGAGCCGGTCGGCGGCAACTGGATGAACGACCCGCAAGAACTGGGCTGGAACCCCAATCAGGCCAAGCTCGACCCGGTCCGCAAGGAGCTGCAGGTCAAGAGCACCGTTGGCGCTATCAACGCTTACCTGGTTTCGCCCGCAGTCATTGCCAGCGGTTCCCACAACATTGGCCTGGATGTGAAGGTTGGCGGCACCGTGTTGCAGACCACCCCAGCCGAAGTGGTCAGCGCCACCCAAGCCGCACCGGGGGCGATCATCGGCTTCGAAATTGCAGCCCACCCAGCCCCCGCGGCGGGTTATGAGCCAGGCAACTACCAAGGCCTGGTGAGCATGATCTTCGAAACTGGCACGCCTTGA